The nucleotide sequence CTTTCCATATATCTTTCACAGATGATTCCCGTTATTTCTCCCTCTGCAACCAACCCTGCTCTTACACAGAGCGGAGATTATCCTAACTTTTTCAGAACAATTGCTCCTGATGATGCTCAGGCCAGACTTGAGGTGGATTTTGCAGTTGAGGAGCTGGGTCTTAAAAATATTGCGGTAATACACGATAAAGGTGATTACGGTAAAGGGCTGGCTCAGTTTGCCAAAAAATTTATAGAGGAAACTGAAGGCGTTAACGTTGCTTTATTTGAAGGTGTAACGCCGGGTGCTCTCGATTATTCAGCTATTGTTCAGAAAATAAAAAATTCTAACGCAGACGGTGTGATTTTTGGGGGCTATCATCCCGAAGCTTCCAAGATTGTCACACAGATGAGAAAAAAGGAAATGAACATTCCTTTTATCTCCGATGATGGTGTAAAAGATGAAACTTTTATAAAAGTCGCCGGTAAATATGCTGAAGGCGTCTATGCAACCGGTCCGAAAGATGTCTCTAGTAATCCGTTGGCAAAAGAAGCTGAAAAGAAGCATATGGAAAAATATGGCGAGCAGTCAGGTGCGTTTTATCTTAACGGTTATGCTGCAGCTCAAGCTATATTGAATGCTATAGACAATGCTGATTCCACAGATCCGCAGAAGGTTATGCAGGCTATGAGAACTAACTATGTGGAAACTCCTCTTGGTAAAATTAAGTTTGATGAAAAAGGTGATGCAATTGGTGTCGGCTTTTCTGTTTACCAGGTACAGAACGGTGAGTACGTAGAGCTAAATTACTAAAATTCAATAATTTCTGCCGGGCCTTTTTAGCCCGGCTTTATTTTAGGTAACTGAAAAAAAGGGGATTTCACAATGGAATACTTTCTTCAGCTGTTTTTTGCCGGCCTTACCAAAGGTAGTATTTACGCATTGATAGCTCTTGGATATACTATGGTTTACGGTATCATTCAATTAATTAACTTTGCCCATGGGGAAATTTACATGATAGGGGCTTTTACCGCTCTTATTGTGGCAGGAGTTTTATCTGTTTTTAATTTACCGGTTGCCGCTATCTTTGTCATTGTGACTCTTGTGGCCATACTTTATTCTTCTGCTTACGGTTATACTATTGAAAAAATTGCCTACAAGCCTTTGAGAAATGCTCCGAGGCTTTCAGCACTGATAAGTGCAATCGGCATGTCAATATTTCTGCAAAATTATGTTTTGCTGGCACAGACATCAGATTTCCTGCCGTTTCCTTCACTTATAGGGCAATTTGAGTTTATGGCATCTTATAATCATATTTTGTCTTCTTCCGGACTTGTTATAATTATATCGACATTTATTGCTATGGTGCTGCTGTCCTTATACATTAAATTCACCAGGATGGGTAAAGCGATGAGAGCAACCGCTCAGGATAAAAAAATGGCTCTTTTACTTGGTATTAATGTGGACAGAGTAATCTCAACCACATTTGTTGTCGGGTCTGCTCTTGCGGCGCTCGGGGGTGTTTTGATCGCCAATCATATAGGTCAGATAAATTTCTTTATCGGTTTTATTGCAGGTATAAAAGCTTTCACTGCAGCTGTATTAGGTGGTATCGGCAGTGTTCCGGGGGCGGTGTTGGGCGCATTGATACTTGGATGGACGGAGAGTTTTTCCACAGGATATATTTCAAGTGATTATCAGGATGTTTTTGCCTTCATACTGCTTGTGGTGATTCTTATCTTTAAACCCAGCGGAATATTGGGTAAAAAGACGGATCAGAAGGTATAAAAATGTTTTCTGAGATAAAAAAATCGCTACTTGTTTCCGTCTGGTTCATGTTTTTGACTTTCCCTATAATGGTTATAAAAGTAAATACAATTGAAAATACCATTATATGGAGATGGGAAAATCTTGTCTTGATAGGTCTCGGATCATTTTTCCTTTCTTTTCTGTGGAGATTTATGCACAACAAAAAAGCCACAAAAAGAAGACAGGATTATAAGGACGTATTATCAAAATTATTTTACGACAATTTAATAGAAAATAAAAAGGTTTTTATACCTATAGTTGCAGCTTTAATAATATTTATTCTGCTGTTTCCGAAAATGTTTTCAACATATCAAGTCACAATTATGACTACAGCTCTTATTTATGTTGTTTTAGGATTGGGTCTTAATGTTGTTGTAGGCTTTGCTGGCCTGCTTGATTTAGGTTATGTGGCTTTTTATGCAGTAGGTGCTTATACCTATGCTCTTCTTAATTTTAATTATGATATAAGTTTCTGGATTGCACTTCCTCTTGCCGGTATACTGGGTGCTATGGCAGGTATTTTACTCGGTTTCCCCGTACTAAGGCTCAGAGGTGATTATTTGGCCATTGTTACCTTAGGCTTTGGTGAAATAATTCGTCTGGTGCTTGAAAACTGGGGTGAGTTTACTCATGGTCCCAGCGGTATTGCCGGCATAGACAGGCCCAATTTTGGTTTTGATTTAAGTATTGTGGGCAGTATAAACGCAATTTATTATTTTGTATTTTTCTTTGTTCTTGTGACTATATTTTTTACAAACCGTCTGCAGAATTCACGGATAGGTAGAGCATGGGTGGCTTTGAGAGAGGATGAAATCGCCTGTCAGGCCATGGGTGTGGACAAAACAAAAACGAAACTTTCGGCTTTTGCTTTTGGAGCAACATGGGCAGGGTTCATGGGGGCTGTCTTTGCAGCAAAAACCACATTTATCAATCCGGCCAGTTTTACATTTCTGGAATCAGCTATAATTCTTTCCATAGTTGTTTTAGGTGGTATGGGCAGTATTCCGGGTGTTATTCTCGGTGCACTTATTTTGATACTTCTTCCTGAATATCTAAGGGCTTTTTCTGAGTACAGAATGTTGATTTTCGGCGGTGCCATGGTTCTTATGATGGTTTTCAGACCTCAGGGACTGATTAAGAGTAAACGAAGACGGTATAACCTTGAGTCTATGTCCAAAAAAAAATTAAAGGAGAGACAAAATGCAGCCTCTTCTTGAGATAAATGGTTTAACGATGGATTTCGGAGGCTTAAGAGCGGTTGACAATATAGATTTTAATATCTACTCAAAAGAAATTGTTGCTCTCATAGGCCCGAACGGTGCAGGCAAGACTACTTTCTTTAATTGTGTGACAGGTATGTACAGACCTACCGGCGGGGACATTTATGTACATACGGACCGTGATAATAAAAAACGTGTAAACGGTCTTAAGCCTAATAAGGTTACCGAATTGGGTCTTGCCAGAACTTTTCAGAATATCAGGCTTTTTAAAGGGATGACGGTTCTTGAAAATGTCATGATAGGCAGGCACTGCAGAACCCATGCAAATATTTTTTCAGCTCTGATGAGAAACAAACGCATAATTCGGGAAGAGTATGAGTCAGCCTCTTATAGCTATCATATTCTTGAAAGAGTTGGTCTGGACGTGTTTGCCAATGAGATTGCTGAAAATCTTCCATACGGGGCTCAAAGGAGACTTGAAATTGCGCGTGCTCTTGCAACAGAACCAAAGGTTTTACTGCTGGATGAGCCTGCTGCCGGACTTAACCCTCAGGAAACGGACAATTTAATAGATATTATAAAGATGCTGCGTGATGAAGAAAATATTTCTGTTTTGCTTATAGAGCATGATATGGGTATGGTAATGAAAATTTCTGAAAGGATTACAGTAATGGATTACGGCAAAAAGATTGCCGAAGGTCCTCCTGGTGAAATAAAAGAAAATCCAGATGTGATAAAAGCTTATCTCGGAGAAGACATCGATGCTCAGGCTTAATAATGTCAATACTTTTTACGGAAATATACAGGCTTTGCATGATGTAAGCCTTGAAGTAAAAGAGGGTGAAATTGTAGCCCTCCTGGGAGCAAACGGTGCCGGGAAAACCACGACACTCATGACAATCAGCGGAATAGTTCCTCCGCAGACAGGTGAAATTTTTTATAATAAAACACCACTTCATTTGATGAAGCCGGATGAGATTGTAAAACTGGGTGTTTGTCAGGTGCCTGAAGGCAGACATATTTTTCCTCATCTTTCGGTAAGTGAAAATATTGACCTTGGAGCTTTCCTCAGACGCGATAAAGAGCAAATCAGAAAAGATGTTGAATATGTGTATGATTTGTTTCCGCAGTTAGCTGTGCGTAAAAATCAATTGGGGGAAACACTAAGTGGTGGAGAACAGCAAATGTTGGCAATCTCAAGGGCTCTTTTGTCAAAGCCAAAATTACTGCTCCTTGATGAGCCTTCGTTGGGTCTTGCCCCTATAATTGTGAGGCAGATTTTTGACATTATTAAACAGATTAATCGTGAAAGTAAAACTACAATACTGCTGGTGGAGCAGAACGCTAACCTTGCTCTTCAGATTGCGGATAAAGGTTATGTTATGGAGACGGGGAAAATCAGGTTGTCAGGGGATGCCAAAGACCTTTTGAACAATGATGACATAAAGAAAGCTTATCTCGGCGGTGTCTAATTAAAGCTGTATTCGGTTAATTCCCCATTACCATTTGTTTTAAATTGAAGAGCAAATGCTTTATGATTATGTTTGCCAAATATATCTTTGTTAAGCATAAACTTCAGATCGAAGATCTCAAAATCGTATTTTCCCCCGGCTTTAACAATAACCGGATAATCCACGAACCAGAGATAAGTCTTTAAAAATTTAGTGCTGAAATTATAAACAGAACATTCTTTATTAAATTTCCTGTAACTTTTGAACGCTGCCGGATCTATCTTCTGGTATGTTTTTACATCTTTTACTTTGTAAGTATCCTTTCCTTCTATTATCACCTTCCAATAAAGAGGGGTGAAAGCTGTCGTGGTTACTATCACCTTGTTATCCGTTAATTTTGATACCTTAGATTTCACAAAGGATTTAACTCCAAGGTTAGTAACGGGATAAAATAGAAGAAATGCGGCGGCAATTATTGCTGTCTTACGGCTTCTTAAAATAAGTGCAAAAATCAATAAAGTTATAAGTGTTAAAGTAAGGATCGATAATGAAAACCGATGATAAAGCAAATCTGTGTCTGCTGAAAGGGGCAAGCAGTTGGGTTCCGTAGCTGGTAATATAGTCCAGGTATATGTGAGTATACATTATTGAGGCACCGGTGATTAAAGAAAACAGAAAACTTTTCTTAAAAATGTATTTTAATAAAAAAGCAGCCAAAATTCCCAGTATCAATCCACCCCAGACCGAATGAGTGAAACCTCTGTGATAGAGTAAATAATCGGCTTTAGTACCGAAAAATGATATCACATTGTCAATATCAGGCAGCAAAGCGAGACTGCCGAAAAGTACAACTGATTTCGTTTTAGCTTTAAAACCAAGTGATTTTGACAAAACAACACCGCTGGTAAAATGGGTAACAGGATCCACAATAAGCTCCGAATACCATATTGAAACCTTTGCACAAGAAAAAATGAAAACATTTGAAGTTAATATATTTTATCTTTACTATTATGATATTATGTGATAATATGTATTATTTATTAAAGACAAAAGGAGTTGTTATGGAAAAGTACATAGAACCCACAGTATTAGATTCAATGTTAGACTTTAAAGCTAATGATTCGACTTATCTTGATAAGATAAATTCACTTATAGACTGGAAGAAAGTAAAATCAATCCTTGATAAGAAATACAGATGGACTAAGAACACATCTGGCAGCAGAGCTTATTCCCCGTTACTTTTGTTTAAAATACTTTTAGTACAGTCGTGGGAAAAGCTGAGTGACCCTCAGGCTGAATTTGCCTTAAAGGATCGGTTGTCAGTAATAAGATTTGTAGGAGTAAGTGTATCCGGAGAAGTTCCGGATCACAGTACCATCAGCAGGTTTCGGAGCAGATTACTTGAATTGGAGATATTTGACGAGTTATTTTCAGAGATAAACAGGCAGTTATCGGAATTAAATTTAATAGTGAAAAGCAGGAAGGAAGCGATAATAGATGCGACATTGGTAGAGTCCTCGTGCCGTCCCCGTAAAGTAGTAAATGATATTGCAGAAGATCGGCATGAAGGAGATGATGACAATGATAGTTCCTGTGGTGGTTCCGGAGGGAATAATGAAAGCAACATAAGTTATTCGAAGGACACTGATGCGAGTTGGTTAAAGAAGGGTAATAGAGCGTATTATGGCTACAAACAATTTTTCTGTGTAAATTCGGACGGTTATATATTGGGAGAAATGGTAAAGAGTGCCAGAGAGAGTGAGGTGCGGAATTTGGCACCTTTATTACAAAAGCTTAATTTGCCTAAGGGAACGGCAATATATGCAGATAAAGGCTACAGCAGTGAATCTAACCGCAAAGACATATCAGGAACCTATGCAGATATGATAATGTATAAGGCAGCGCGGAATAAGCCACTTACAGGATTTCAGAAATTTCATAACAAGGCAGTAAGCAAGGTTCGTTATGTCGTTGAGCAGGCAATTGGATTGATTAAGCTTCATTTTGGTTATACTCGTAGCCGATTTATAGGTATTGATAAGGTTAGGCTGGAATTGTCTATACATTGTATGGCATATAATCTGAGAAAGGGTGCTTTAAGAATGATTTGACAAGATTTAACCATACAGATGTGTCCAAAATTACCTATTTTGGACAATTTGAGGCAATTTAAACAAACAAATGCCTTTGTTTTTGCTGATAATGTTGTTTAAAAAAGTGGTAGTTAACAAATTTAGCTGCAAAATTCATGAAATTTAAAAATATTAGGATGATTCAAAAGTCTCATATTAATTATAATTAATATGATTTCTGATAATTAATTCAATATGTTATGTGGGAGTGAGAGATGTTTAGGTAAAGGTAGAGGTAGAGGAAAATGAAAAAAAGTTATTTATAGCCTTTTTTGATCTATATCGCTGCTGCCGAATATTTTTGTAAGGAGGCGTTCTTTTACTTTTGTGACAATTTCATCATAATTGTTTTCTTTTAAAGGGATTTGACCGCCTGCAGATTTCATGTGTCCGCCGCCTGTTCCGATACCTCTGACGAGTCCAAGAGCAATGTGACCGACTTTTCGTTTTGTGGACTTACATCTTAGAGAGAAATAGCAGATATTATTGATTTTTCCAATTACAAACGTCCATTTGATGTCTCTCATTCTTAGAAAAAAGTCGGAGGTTTCAGCTATGAGATCAGCATTTCTAACATCAGACAAATTACAGAATATAAGATCATTTATTACAACAGCATTCTCAGTGGCTTTTTTCATATTTTTGAAATAATATTTCGGCAGCTCAGGATTTTCTATTTTTGCCAGCTTGTTGAGAGATATTCCGGGAAGTATGTATCCCATCATTTCGGTATCAACCTTGCTGTTACTTCTACCTGATCCGAGAGTGTCCGTTTTTATTCCGTAGAATAAAGCAGTGGCCGTATTTGTGTCAGGGGTAATATTCAGTTGTTTATAATATTCCGTTATGATTGTACTTGTACTTCCGTAATTTTTTCGTATGTCGTGCAGCTCCACTTTCTTTGTATGGGATCTCAGGTTATGATGGTCAATAACTATATCCGGGGAAATCTTTTTCTGTATAAATAC is from Flexistipes sinusarabici DSM 4947 and encodes:
- a CDS encoding metal-dependent hydrolase yields the protein MDPVTHFTSGVVLSKSLGFKAKTKSVVLFGSLALLPDIDNVISFFGTKADYLLYHRGFTHSVWGGLILGILAAFLLKYIFKKSFLFSLITGASIMYTHIYLDYITSYGTQLLAPFSRHRFALSSVFIIDPYFNTYNFIDFCTYFKKP
- a CDS encoding ABC transporter permease subunit translates to MFSEIKKSLLVSVWFMFLTFPIMVIKVNTIENTIIWRWENLVLIGLGSFFLSFLWRFMHNKKATKRRQDYKDVLSKLFYDNLIENKKVFIPIVAALIIFILLFPKMFSTYQVTIMTTALIYVVLGLGLNVVVGFAGLLDLGYVAFYAVGAYTYALLNFNYDISFWIALPLAGILGAMAGILLGFPVLRLRGDYLAIVTLGFGEIIRLVLENWGEFTHGPSGIAGIDRPNFGFDLSIVGSINAIYYFVFFFVLVTIFFTNRLQNSRIGRAWVALREDEIACQAMGVDKTKTKLSAFAFGATWAGFMGAVFAAKTTFINPASFTFLESAIILSIVVLGGMGSIPGVILGALILILLPEYLRAFSEYRMLIFGGAMVLMMVFRPQGLIKSKRRRYNLESMSKKKLKERQNAASS
- a CDS encoding ABC transporter ATP-binding protein, giving the protein MQPLLEINGLTMDFGGLRAVDNIDFNIYSKEIVALIGPNGAGKTTFFNCVTGMYRPTGGDIYVHTDRDNKKRVNGLKPNKVTELGLARTFQNIRLFKGMTVLENVMIGRHCRTHANIFSALMRNKRIIREEYESASYSYHILERVGLDVFANEIAENLPYGAQRRLEIARALATEPKVLLLDEPAAGLNPQETDNLIDIIKMLRDEENISVLLIEHDMGMVMKISERITVMDYGKKIAEGPPGEIKENPDVIKAYLGEDIDAQA
- a CDS encoding DHH family phosphoesterase; translated protein: MINKILEYIKPKRKILILMHNNPDPDTIASAFALKTLFSALQKKRCTLAYHGLIGRAENRELVKLCKIDMHLSAKLNFARYDCLVLVDTQPTAGNVFIQKKISPDIVIDHHNLRSHTKKVELHDIRKNYGSTSTIITEYYKQLNITPDTNTATALFYGIKTDTLGSGRSNSKVDTEMMGYILPGISLNKLAKIENPELPKYYFKNMKKATENAVVINDLIFCNLSDVRNADLIAETSDFFLRMRDIKWTFVIGKINNICYFSLRCKSTKRKVGHIALGLVRGIGTGGGHMKSAGGQIPLKENNYDEIVTKVKERLLTKIFGSSDIDQKRL
- a CDS encoding ABC transporter ATP-binding protein, with product MLRLNNVNTFYGNIQALHDVSLEVKEGEIVALLGANGAGKTTTLMTISGIVPPQTGEIFYNKTPLHLMKPDEIVKLGVCQVPEGRHIFPHLSVSENIDLGAFLRRDKEQIRKDVEYVYDLFPQLAVRKNQLGETLSGGEQQMLAISRALLSKPKLLLLDEPSLGLAPIIVRQIFDIIKQINRESKTTILLVEQNANLALQIADKGYVMETGKIRLSGDAKDLLNNDDIKKAYLGGV
- a CDS encoding branched-chain amino acid ABC transporter substrate-binding protein — translated: MNTGFKGFLAIIFVLTMSISVFAADTIKLGVAGAHSGDLASYGIPTVRAAQFVVDEYNKNGGIDGKKIELLVEDDECKPEKAVNAATKLMSQGVDVVVGHICSGATKAALSIYLSQMIPVISPSATNPALTQSGDYPNFFRTIAPDDAQARLEVDFAVEELGLKNIAVIHDKGDYGKGLAQFAKKFIEETEGVNVALFEGVTPGALDYSAIVQKIKNSNADGVIFGGYHPEASKIVTQMRKKEMNIPFISDDGVKDETFIKVAGKYAEGVYATGPKDVSSNPLAKEAEKKHMEKYGEQSGAFYLNGYAAAQAILNAIDNADSTDPQKVMQAMRTNYVETPLGKIKFDEKGDAIGVGFSVYQVQNGEYVELNY
- a CDS encoding ABC transporter permease subunit; the encoded protein is MEYFLQLFFAGLTKGSIYALIALGYTMVYGIIQLINFAHGEIYMIGAFTALIVAGVLSVFNLPVAAIFVIVTLVAILYSSAYGYTIEKIAYKPLRNAPRLSALISAIGMSIFLQNYVLLAQTSDFLPFPSLIGQFEFMASYNHILSSSGLVIIISTFIAMVLLSLYIKFTRMGKAMRATAQDKKMALLLGINVDRVISTTFVVGSALAALGGVLIANHIGQINFFIGFIAGIKAFTAAVLGGIGSVPGAVLGALILGWTESFSTGYISSDYQDVFAFILLVVILIFKPSGILGKKTDQKV
- a CDS encoding IS5 family transposase encodes the protein MYYLLKTKGVVMEKYIEPTVLDSMLDFKANDSTYLDKINSLIDWKKVKSILDKKYRWTKNTSGSRAYSPLLLFKILLVQSWEKLSDPQAEFALKDRLSVIRFVGVSVSGEVPDHSTISRFRSRLLELEIFDELFSEINRQLSELNLIVKSRKEAIIDATLVESSCRPRKVVNDIAEDRHEGDDDNDSSCGGSGGNNESNISYSKDTDASWLKKGNRAYYGYKQFFCVNSDGYILGEMVKSARESEVRNLAPLLQKLNLPKGTAIYADKGYSSESNRKDISGTYADMIMYKAARNKPLTGFQKFHNKAVSKVRYVVEQAIGLIKLHFGYTRSRFIGIDKVRLELSIHCMAYNLRKGALRMI